A genomic window from Prochlorococcus sp. RS04 includes:
- a CDS encoding ATP-dependent Clp protease ATP-binding subunit, producing MKIVPSEFSNSAWNCFICAKEIAYKNHQQDLDSDNLLLALIKKDNFTKKILKNNNVNIKEFEKEIISSLNSKAKMKTTQDNLYIGETLHKIFLKANHIKNTLNDVVISTEHLVYGFTYDDKYGFQILNQKGIPEFLETIKKMKSDPAVKKEFDTSNESLGKYGIDLTQYARDGILDPVIGRDEEIRRTIQILSRRTKNNPVLIGEPGVGKTAIVEGLAQRIINGDVPSALQDRLLISLDMGSLIAGAKYRGEFEERIKNVLKKVKESDGKIILFIDEIHTVVGAGASGGSLDASNLLKPMLARGELRCIGATTIIEHKQNIEKDPALERRFQKIKIDAPSIDDTVSILRGLRERYEVHHSVRISDNALVAAATLSERYINDRFLPDKAIDLIDEAASRLNMIITSKPEEIDEIDRKVLQFEMEKLSLKRETDDFSLERLKKINNELISLKDKQAELGSKWKKEKDEIDEISTIKEEIESVQLKIDQAKRSFDLNKAAELEFGTLNSLQKKLKEKSEYLVNSHKNGETSLLRQEVTFDDIAEVVSKWTSIPVQNLNQSEKDKLLSLESILKEKIIGQDSAIRAVADSIKRSRTGLNDPSKPLASFLFLGPTGVGKTELSKVTAKIIFDSNSSITRLDMSEYMEKHSVSKIIGAPPGYLGFESGGQLTEAVRKNPYSVILLDEIEKAHNDILDILLQVLDDGIITDGQGRTINFKNSIIVLTSNLGSQSINDLSVRKEDTNEIKKVVDNELKNFFKPEFLNRLDEIVIFNNLELNDIKEIAKIQLKNLEKRLNKKNLKFKIADEAINQLVENSFDHAYGARPLKRIIQKKIETKISNNILNNHYLNKDEINVYLVNGEIIVD from the coding sequence ACCACACAAGATAATTTATATATCGGTGAGACTCTTCACAAAATATTTTTGAAAGCAAATCATATTAAAAATACTTTAAATGATGTAGTGATATCAACAGAACACTTAGTTTACGGTTTCACTTATGATGATAAATATGGATTTCAAATTTTAAATCAAAAAGGTATTCCAGAATTTCTTGAAACTATAAAGAAAATGAAGTCAGATCCAGCAGTAAAAAAAGAATTTGATACTTCTAATGAGTCTTTGGGAAAATATGGTATTGATCTAACTCAATATGCACGAGATGGAATTTTAGACCCAGTTATTGGGAGGGATGAAGAGATTAGAAGAACAATTCAAATATTGAGTAGAAGAACAAAAAACAATCCTGTTCTTATTGGAGAACCTGGAGTTGGGAAAACGGCCATTGTTGAAGGGTTAGCTCAAAGAATTATTAATGGCGATGTACCTTCTGCTCTACAAGATAGGCTACTAATTTCATTAGATATGGGTTCACTTATAGCTGGAGCAAAATATCGTGGAGAATTTGAAGAAAGAATAAAAAATGTCCTGAAGAAAGTTAAGGAATCAGACGGTAAGATCATTCTTTTTATTGATGAAATTCATACAGTTGTTGGAGCTGGTGCTAGTGGAGGTTCTTTAGATGCAAGCAACCTATTAAAACCAATGCTTGCGAGAGGAGAACTAAGATGTATTGGTGCTACTACTATTATTGAACACAAACAAAATATAGAAAAAGATCCTGCTTTAGAACGAAGATTTCAGAAAATAAAAATTGATGCTCCTTCAATAGATGATACTGTATCAATATTAAGAGGATTAAGAGAAAGATATGAAGTTCATCATAGTGTAAGAATTTCTGATAATGCTTTGGTTGCAGCCGCCACCCTTAGCGAAAGATACATTAACGATAGATTTCTTCCAGACAAAGCAATAGATCTAATCGATGAAGCAGCCTCAAGATTGAATATGATCATAACTTCCAAACCTGAAGAAATTGATGAGATTGATCGAAAAGTTTTGCAGTTTGAAATGGAAAAATTATCTTTAAAAAGAGAAACAGATGATTTTTCTTTAGAAAGATTAAAAAAAATCAATAATGAACTTATATCCCTTAAAGATAAACAGGCAGAATTAGGCTCTAAATGGAAAAAAGAAAAAGATGAAATTGATGAGATTAGCACCATAAAAGAAGAGATTGAATCTGTTCAATTGAAAATAGATCAAGCCAAAAGGAGTTTTGACCTCAACAAAGCAGCAGAATTAGAATTTGGAACTTTAAATTCTTTACAAAAAAAATTAAAAGAAAAAAGTGAGTATCTAGTTAATTCTCACAAAAATGGAGAGACAAGTCTTTTAAGGCAGGAGGTTACTTTTGATGATATTGCAGAAGTTGTCTCAAAGTGGACCTCTATTCCAGTTCAAAACTTGAACCAGTCAGAAAAAGATAAACTTTTGAGCCTCGAGTCAATCCTTAAAGAAAAAATTATTGGTCAAGATAGTGCAATTAGGGCTGTTGCAGATTCCATTAAGAGATCAAGGACTGGTCTAAATGATCCAAGCAAGCCTCTAGCCAGTTTCCTATTTTTAGGTCCAACTGGTGTTGGAAAAACAGAGCTTAGTAAAGTAACTGCCAAAATTATATTCGATTCAAATTCTTCAATTACAAGACTGGATATGTCCGAATATATGGAAAAGCATTCAGTAAGTAAAATTATAGGTGCGCCTCCTGGATATTTAGGTTTCGAATCAGGCGGTCAATTAACTGAAGCAGTGCGGAAAAATCCTTATTCGGTAATACTTCTGGATGAAATAGAAAAAGCTCATAATGACATTTTAGATATTCTTTTACAGGTTCTTGATGATGGAATTATTACTGATGGTCAAGGTCGTACGATCAATTTCAAAAATTCAATCATTGTTCTCACAAGTAATTTAGGAAGTCAATCAATAAATGATTTATCAGTTAGAAAAGAAGATACAAATGAAATAAAAAAAGTTGTAGATAATGAACTTAAAAATTTTTTCAAGCCTGAGTTTTTAAATCGACTTGATGAAATAGTTATTTTTAATAATTTAGAATTAAATGACATAAAGGAAATTGCCAAAATCCAACTTAAAAATTTAGAAAAAAGACTTAACAAAAAAAACTTAAAATTCAAAATTGCGGATGAGGCAATTAACCAACTTGTCGAAAATAGTTTCGATCATGCCTATGGTGCAAGGCCTTTAAAAAGAATTATTCAAAAAAAAATTGAGACAAAAATTTCAAATAATATATTGAATAATCATTACCTTAATAAAGACGAAATTAATGTTTATCTAGTTAATGGAGAGATAATTGTTGATTAA